The Anolis carolinensis isolate JA03-04 chromosome 2, rAnoCar3.1.pri, whole genome shotgun sequence genome has a window encoding:
- the nxph4 gene encoding neurexophilin-4 isoform X3 — protein sequence MKLLRWVPLLLSQWLLQKVVYVDGHVTKTLNYLEVNPPGVLKTGPYGTALKPHPLSPARTFSSEPSKAKLDPYGGAMAPWDWSKNQTAMEHFNQRAKRKPSMKAGRTKKIFGWGDFYFNIKTLKFSLLVTGKIVDHINGTFSVYFRHNSSSLGNVSVSIVPPTKIVEFDVLVPPIQTQHLHPQQSTLAEPKESKTFNCHVEYEKTNRARKNKPCLYDPSKICFTEHTQSHAAWLCAKPFKVICIFISFFSIDYKLVQKVCPDYNFQNENPYFG from the coding sequence GTTGTCTATGTTGATGGCCATGTGACCAAGACCCTGAACTATTTGGAGGTGAATCCCCCGGGCGTCTTGAAAACTGGACCATATGGCACTGCTTTGAAGCCTCACCCGCTCAGCCCTGCTCGGACATTTTCCAGTGAGCCATCCAAAGCTAAACTGGATCCGTATGGTGGTGCCATGGCACCATGGGACTGGAGTAAGAACCAGACAGCAATGGAGCACTTCAATCAGCGGGCCAAAAGAAAGCCTTCCATGAAAGCAGGACGTACCAAGAAGATCTTTGGCTGGGGGGATTTCTATTTCAACATCAAAACCCTGAAGTTCAGCCTCTTGGTGACAGGCAAGATTGTGGATCATATTAATGGCACCTTCAGTGTCTATTTCCGCCACAACTCCTCCAGTCTGGGCAATGTCTCAGTAAGCATTGTGCCACCAACTAAGATAGTTGAGTTTGATGTCTTGGTTCCTCCTATCCAAACCCAACACCTCCACCCTCAGCAGTCCACTTTAGCTGAGCCCAAGGAATCCAAGACCTTCAACTGCCATGTGGAGTATGAGAAGACTAACCGGGCACGCAAGAACAAGCCTTGCCTCTACGACCCCTCCAAGATCTGCTTCACTGAGCATACACAGAGCCATGCTGCCTGGCTGTGTGCCAAACCTTTCAAGGTCATCTGTATCTTCATCTCATTCTTCAGTATCGACTACAAGCTAGTCCAGAAGGTCTGTCcagattacaacttccagaatgagAATCCCTATTTTGGCTGA
- the nxph4 gene encoding neurexophilin-4 isoform X1 yields the protein MTFREQTVLISLMPSPPLKPVESVVYVDGHVTKTLNYLEVNPPGVLKTGPYGTALKPHPLSPARTFSSEPSKAKLDPYGGAMAPWDWSKNQTAMEHFNQRAKRKPSMKAGRTKKIFGWGDFYFNIKTLKFSLLVTGKIVDHINGTFSVYFRHNSSSLGNVSVSIVPPTKIVEFDVLVPPIQTQHLHPQQSTLAEPKESKTFNCHVEYEKTNRARKNKPCLYDPSKICFTEHTQSHAAWLCAKPFKVICIFISFFSIDYKLVQKVCPDYNFQNENPYFG from the coding sequence GTTGTCTATGTTGATGGCCATGTGACCAAGACCCTGAACTATTTGGAGGTGAATCCCCCGGGCGTCTTGAAAACTGGACCATATGGCACTGCTTTGAAGCCTCACCCGCTCAGCCCTGCTCGGACATTTTCCAGTGAGCCATCCAAAGCTAAACTGGATCCGTATGGTGGTGCCATGGCACCATGGGACTGGAGTAAGAACCAGACAGCAATGGAGCACTTCAATCAGCGGGCCAAAAGAAAGCCTTCCATGAAAGCAGGACGTACCAAGAAGATCTTTGGCTGGGGGGATTTCTATTTCAACATCAAAACCCTGAAGTTCAGCCTCTTGGTGACAGGCAAGATTGTGGATCATATTAATGGCACCTTCAGTGTCTATTTCCGCCACAACTCCTCCAGTCTGGGCAATGTCTCAGTAAGCATTGTGCCACCAACTAAGATAGTTGAGTTTGATGTCTTGGTTCCTCCTATCCAAACCCAACACCTCCACCCTCAGCAGTCCACTTTAGCTGAGCCCAAGGAATCCAAGACCTTCAACTGCCATGTGGAGTATGAGAAGACTAACCGGGCACGCAAGAACAAGCCTTGCCTCTACGACCCCTCCAAGATCTGCTTCACTGAGCATACACAGAGCCATGCTGCCTGGCTGTGTGCCAAACCTTTCAAGGTCATCTGTATCTTCATCTCATTCTTCAGTATCGACTACAAGCTAGTCCAGAAGGTCTGTCcagattacaacttccagaatgagAATCCCTATTTTGGCTGA
- the nxph4 gene encoding neurexophilin-4 isoform X2 has translation MLDSGHRRSCHFIIHCDTESFLMVVYVDGHVTKTLNYLEVNPPGVLKTGPYGTALKPHPLSPARTFSSEPSKAKLDPYGGAMAPWDWSKNQTAMEHFNQRAKRKPSMKAGRTKKIFGWGDFYFNIKTLKFSLLVTGKIVDHINGTFSVYFRHNSSSLGNVSVSIVPPTKIVEFDVLVPPIQTQHLHPQQSTLAEPKESKTFNCHVEYEKTNRARKNKPCLYDPSKICFTEHTQSHAAWLCAKPFKVICIFISFFSIDYKLVQKVCPDYNFQNENPYFG, from the coding sequence GTTGTCTATGTTGATGGCCATGTGACCAAGACCCTGAACTATTTGGAGGTGAATCCCCCGGGCGTCTTGAAAACTGGACCATATGGCACTGCTTTGAAGCCTCACCCGCTCAGCCCTGCTCGGACATTTTCCAGTGAGCCATCCAAAGCTAAACTGGATCCGTATGGTGGTGCCATGGCACCATGGGACTGGAGTAAGAACCAGACAGCAATGGAGCACTTCAATCAGCGGGCCAAAAGAAAGCCTTCCATGAAAGCAGGACGTACCAAGAAGATCTTTGGCTGGGGGGATTTCTATTTCAACATCAAAACCCTGAAGTTCAGCCTCTTGGTGACAGGCAAGATTGTGGATCATATTAATGGCACCTTCAGTGTCTATTTCCGCCACAACTCCTCCAGTCTGGGCAATGTCTCAGTAAGCATTGTGCCACCAACTAAGATAGTTGAGTTTGATGTCTTGGTTCCTCCTATCCAAACCCAACACCTCCACCCTCAGCAGTCCACTTTAGCTGAGCCCAAGGAATCCAAGACCTTCAACTGCCATGTGGAGTATGAGAAGACTAACCGGGCACGCAAGAACAAGCCTTGCCTCTACGACCCCTCCAAGATCTGCTTCACTGAGCATACACAGAGCCATGCTGCCTGGCTGTGTGCCAAACCTTTCAAGGTCATCTGTATCTTCATCTCATTCTTCAGTATCGACTACAAGCTAGTCCAGAAGGTCTGTCcagattacaacttccagaatgagAATCCCTATTTTGGCTGA